The DNA window TGcctgtccctgtgtctctctcctgtttccTGGGGGAAATCCCCCATTTTGTGTGTCTTTGCTCTTTGTTTAAATGTCAGGTCTGTCTTGTTTTGTCCTGTTAAAAGTCAATTTCGCCTTTGCAATTGCAATTGCAATTCTGTGACAACCTGCAGGTTggttctttttttctgctttatttttaagaagccattttgtcagGGCCTcctcagtgctgactgtgggTGGGCCAGGTCCTGTTTGGAGACCGCAGAGAACGTGTCTCTGGCTGGTACAGTAGAGGGTGCTGTTTCAGACGGCTGtcttgtgtgtgctttgtgacagACGCCATCGACAATCACAGGGCGCTCGGCAACAAGCATGGCCTTGCTGGGAAGAGGGATCTGCCCTTGGAGGACGACTTCAAATCAAGTAAGAGTTAGGCCCCCAACTGCCCCAAATGCCCCAAAGCCCAACTGGAGAAACAGCCCTATGCTATGAAGATGTCCCCATTTCACCACAGTCCAGTCTAAATGGCAGCGTTTGTCTCAAAACACTGATTTCTAAAGACACAACAGCTTAAAAAATATGTTCTAATCGGTTCAATGCAGAAAACCCAACCCTTTCGTCATTGATGGCAATGAGCACACAAACAGGTTAAAAACAGCCTGACTGCAGTCATTGCCAGCTATCTTGTGCTATGGCTAATACCAGGCAAGCTAACCTGCACCCATATTAGGTTAGTATCTATGCTGCCTCTCAGACTGACTGGCTTCTGCTACTTCACCTGGCTAGTTTGAGCCAAGATAGCCTACTCGCCCTGGCCAAGATCTAAAAGATCAAGTAATCATTTCAATGGTGGCTATGGACTGAGTAAGACCCCTGTTCCTCTATATTTCTGCATTTGCAGTCAGGATAGtatttttattcaacaaaacTTTTAACAATCACCATCTCTGTGATTCCTGCATCGTAAAAATGTAACCTAAAAGTCGCTCTAGCCCTCTGTGTACTGTGGAACAGCCCGATTTTGGAGAGATCTTGGGAGTCCAGTGTGTGTAAgctttagtgtgtgtgagacagcatgCCCTCAATCTCCTAACTGGACAGATccttaacatacacacacacacacatcctgtctGTTTGCAGGTGCCCTGAGAATAGCGGACGAGAATGTAATACACACCATCATCGACTTCCTGTCCTACCTGAAGCTGAAAGGTGAGGCTTTCCCccaaaatcaatcaataaattaatCAGTGGTTTGAGTTATCGGGCTGCTGTTGCCATCTGACACAAATGATCTGTAGACCACTTGCTTTAGAAGTGATTATGAAGTACAGTGAGCAGTCATGGTTAAACGATACCAGAACATaatccatccacacactggaacagagacttaacagataccagaccatggggcccatccacacactggaacagagacttaacagataccagaccatggggcccatccacacactggaacagagccttaacagataccagaccatggggcccatccacacactgcaacagagGAGCTCCTCTTATGTTCttcttcttgtgtttttcagaaatgGGAGCCCTTGAGAAtgtgtccccctccctcacatcAGAAGAGTTGGGCCAGCCTTAGCCGGGCTTGGCGTCCCGTGTCCAGGACCTGATCCCGCCTCGGTACCCCTAATCACGCACTTTCCAAACAGACCCAGACACTCTGGCTGCTGCAGCCCAATCTGCTAGGACCTTCCCTCCCGCTCAACTCCTCCCAACAAACAAAGGattgagtttttgtttttatttgtttttctttattcccAGTCAGTGGTTTTTGGAAAAATTATGTCTTATGAATAATAAAACTAGTTAAGTGCACTGGAGCCTTAATTTGTTAAGAAGTTATTCTACCAAAATAAAGTTGCAAAACAGGTGCAATGTAATgaaggggaaaaataaatttgCAGTACGACAGTAAATTTGGTTCAAATTTTCACTGATGCTCAGATATAAACGGTCCAGATACAAAATCTTCACCAAGGCAGGGTTTCGCCCTTGTAGTTCTGGAATTGTCCGTGGTCTTTTTCTGACAATCCAGTGATGACTGAGAGCAAACCAGAGGTGCTCTCCTCCACACTCAGCATACCCTGCAgtggcaaaaacacacacacacacacacacacacacacagacacacacacacacatggcaaaAGTCATCTTACAGTTTCAGCTCGCTCGACTATGCACAGGCGCACAACTAAAGAAATATCCAACTGATTTAGAGATCAATTTGCTTACAGTTCACAAAATGAATTGAAGCTCAACGTATTTCCAAACTACTGATCAACCATTTTCTTTCAGTCGATGAATTGAATTGGGTTGACCAGACTTAAAATGGAATTAACTCCCAGCTtcgaaaataaaatgttcagcagTTTGAAATAGTTTAAGTTTCATTTAGAAGTTCTAATTCCACACACGTGACTGCTTCTCTACACGTGTGCATGGCCCTGGTGCAAATCCAGGCCACTGATTAAACTCTGAACAGGGAGACCCACAGCCAGCTGTATACCCACAGGCAGGGCCTCCTGATGCTGCTACAGTTCTATGAATAAAGACTTGCCTACAGTttaacacaaagcaggattaactCTGGATAACTGTACAGAGTGAAACCTGGGACAgttccatgttccagatttgggtggggtCCCGGTTTTattcagcgcagttatccagctaactcggtaatcctgctttgtgggttttactcagcgcagttatccggctaactcggtaatcctgctttgtgggttttactcagcgcagttatccggctaactcggtgatcctgctttgtgggttttactcagcgcagttatccagctaactctgtaatcctgctttgtgggttttactcagcgcagttatccggctaactcggtgatcctgctttgtgggttttactcagtgcagttatccagcaaactcagtaatcctgctttgtgggttttactcagcgcagttatccagctaactcagtaatcctgctttgtgggttttactcagtgcagttatccagctaactcagtaatcctgctttgtgatactgGCCCCTGCATACAGGCAGTATTTATTGTGCTGTGCTGGACGGGTTGCCATGTTTTACAAGCTGGATCCCCATGGCATTttgcaggggggcggggggatttTTACCACCTTAATCCTTTCCGTGGTTAAAAAGAGgaaaggagaaaaggaggtgaagacGGGGCGAACGAGAAAAACGTCAAGGCGTTTGGATCGGAGGTTACGAATGAGCGATTTTGAAAGAGCCCGTGAGTCATGGGGGAAAGCTGTACCATGTGACCTGTGGCGTTTACAGAGAGCCGCGGAAACACCCAGACACTCACCGTGGGCCCTCCCATGTCTGTGCGCACCCAGCCTGGGTGCAGAGCCATACACAGGACCCCCTCTGCCTCCAGCTGCCGGGCCAGACACCGCGTCAGCATGTTCAGAGCCGCCTGaggccacacacagagaggaaatataaaacatgcaaaacGTAAAACACATTAAGCACAGCCATGTTAGGAGTCGCCAgttttttcctgaaaaaaaatgtaCCCCCCCGGAAGATTTGTTTCACTTGCGCATACATCCCATagtgcacaggtgtcaaacacaGGGCCaaagtgtctgctggtttttgggctGTTCTtagcacctgtggttcattgaAGTTGTTGATTTGCTAAAGAAGCTACACACCTTGTTGTCAAGGCCTTAaatgacagctgattgaaaggaaacccacagacactgcggccccctgggaattcagtctGACACCCCTGCCATAGTGGAAACAActgctgctcttacctcctttCAGCTCGTCTTTAAAGGACGGCTGACATGACATGCAGTATTTGGACTAAAAAGACGTAGGGGCGTAGGAAGGAGGGAATAGACACCGCCCTCTTGGTGTTATGGGCAGGGAGCTTGCCTTGGAGGTCCTGTACGTGTAGGCCATGAAGGTGAAGTCAGGGCCCCAGTTCAGCTGGATGGAGCCAAGGCCGGAGGACATGTTCACCACGGCAGCCCTGTGGATGCCCATCCCGCTTCCCCGTGTAGCTGCTGCCCTCAGCAACGGCAGGAACGCCTGCACCACGGAACACGCGGGGTCAGCACAGCCAATGAGCTACGCCGATACCGCATCATGTGATCGGGACCTGGCGCAGCCATTGGCAGCCCGGGTCCTGCAGAGCCAATGGGGTTGCTGGGTTTTGCTCTCACTTTAAAATCACCTTAATTTCAGTGCCAGGAAACCAGGTAACTGCAGAATTAACCGCTTTAATAAACCAATTAGGTGCAGAACATGATCAAAAAATTCTAATAATCGCTAGGGCTAgggttgtgtgtgcatttcagacCTGGGGTGAACAACTATGAACTAAGTGCTTTGACCTTGGAGGTACCAATGACATTCCAGAATATTGAGAAATTGAAACATAAAGTCTATTTTCACCAATAATCAAAACACAGCTCTGGTTGTTCATTGAGGTTGGTTAATTGACATGGACAATTCTCAGCGGTCTGTCTGTAGCAGAACTATTTAACTGTCATCAGCATCTAAAGAGTTCAAGTATTTACATTAGTATTTGCtggaagaatgtgtgtgtgagggagatggagacagtgagtctgtgtgtccctTGTgtaatggatgtgtgtgtatgtgagtgacatagtctgtgtgtgtcccttgtgtgatgagtgtgtgtgtgtgtttgtgtgatgagtgtgtgtgtgtgtttgtgtgtgtgtgtgtgcgagagtgagagaaagagggtgagtctatgtgtgtgtcccttgtgtaatggatgtgattgtgtgtgtgtctgactgagtGTGCGTAGAGTGAACAGAAGGTgtaacagggcggcctgtagcgtagcggttaaggtaaatgactgggaaccgcaaggCCGGTgtttcgaatcccggtgtagccacagtaagatccgcacagccattgggcccttgagcaaggcccttaaccctgcattgctccaggagaggattgtctcctgcttagtctaatcaactgtacgacaCAGATCTGTGGCCTAAGAGCACATCATCAGGCACAAAGCCCACCTTTTGCGCATTTGCACAGAAATGCCAAACTCGTCCGTGTACCTTGGTGACCATGAGCGGTGACACAGCGTTGCTTTCGAAGACCTTCATCATGTTGTCGGCAGTCACCGTCTCAAGCTCACCGGTTATGTTGATGGCAGCATTATTTATCAGGCAGTTCAGCCCCTCGTTTCCCACCAGTGACGTCACTTCCTGTACGGCGGTGTCTATACTGGTCTGGCTGTTCACGtctggagagagaaggagaagtaGTTTAGTCCGCTCCTCACTAAGGACACAAATAACTGACTGCCATGTGTAGACTACcgagcatagtggttaaggtacatgactgggacccgcaaggtcggtggttcgatccccggtgtagccacaataagagccgcacagccattgggcccttgagcaaggcccttaaccctgcattgctccaggggaggattgtctcctgcttagtctaatcaactgtacgtcactctggataagagcgtctgccaaatgccattaatgtaatgtaatgtaaaaaatgtaatgtaaacattttgtCCGTTCCTGTATGAATTAATGACCTCCCCTTGTAGGGATATGACCATGTCACACCCAAATAAGGACAATTGTCCCCATAAGCACAGCAATCCCTTcgaaaacattgaaatatgtCATTCTTGCCATCTGCTGGAGCAATTTATATTttctgaagacaaaaaaaaagatcaaatcaAACAGACTTACCGAGAGTTATAATGTGTACACGCGAATTACTTCTGGCCAGATCTTGCAActcctgtatttaaaaaaaactattacaaACTATTATAAACTATTTCCATAACTCAGACAGAGACACTGACTAAATGCCTTTTAAGCCCAAGCACCTCTTAATGTGGATATTTTTCAATCATGTTACGCACAAAATGTACAAGGGTCAGTGACGAATAAGGGTTTAAAAATGGGAAGATTTTAAATGAGTTAAAAGTGCTAATTGAAGCTCTTTCTATCTTCATTAGAATGTTGTGTATATATTTCAACAAGTTTTGTTCTCTAAGAAtttaatttatgcattttatttattaacaattAGATTTTTCCCATCAAAAATGTCATTTGGGataacagtaatgtattttctaataatttgattatttatttttatcagcatACAATAGTTTATAGATATCCATAGTTTGATATCAACAAACATGTTCTGCTCAGGAAATCAAAATTCTATCACAATTAATATCAGAATTGTAggcttttctactgacacaggCTCATTTGTTGATGTTTATCACCCAAAACTTAATgctgaaaagtgaaaaaagcTGGAAAATGTCTAAAGAATGCAATCCAGTAAAGGGGTTAAGATTATTGTTGTATTCTCAACTAAAGAAAACTGAAT is part of the Conger conger chromosome 15, fConCon1.1, whole genome shotgun sequence genome and encodes:
- the LOC133111884 gene encoding galanin peptides-like encodes the protein SPIATLGCIIQLHSDAIDNHRALGNKHGLAGKRDLPLEDDFKSSALRIADENVIHTIIDFLSYLKLKEMGALENVSPSLTSEELGQP
- the LOC133111508 gene encoding C-signal-like produces the protein MSGGFSTCRSVLITGTSRGIGLQMVKDLAKSNEGPDRVFATARKPADAKELQDLARSNSRVHIITLDVNSQTSIDTAVQEVTSLVGNEGLNCLINNAAINITGELETVTADNMMKVFESNAVSPLMVTKAFLPLLRAAATRGSGMGIHRAAVVNMSSGLGSIQLNWGPDFTFMAYTYRTSKAALNMLTRCLARQLEAEGVLCMALHPGWVRTDMGGPTGMLSVEESTSGLLSVITGLSEKDHGQFQNYKGETLPW